The Clostridiales bacterium FE2011 sequence TGATATCATCGCTGTTCAGGCTGTCTATAAACGCAGGATCTTCCTGGCCGGAAGATACCGCGTTGTAGATCATTCCGTTTTGATTCCGGTCCATTACAATAATGAGCGCATTGAATTCCTGGCTTACCTTTTCCGCGGTCCGGTTCAGGTAAGTTCGTGTTTCGCTGTCCCGGTCCCACATGGTATCCATCAGGCTCTCGCCCGACAGGTTCCCGGCCAGGTAGGCGATTCCCTCCGCTTCGGAACTCAGGTGGTCCAGTCTGGCGTCAATCTGCTGATTCCGCAATGTCAGCCACCAGACCGCAGAAAGGCAGACTGTGGTCAGCAGAATTGCCGCCATCACCACAGCCATAATCCGCGCAAACACAGTCTCACCCCCCTATAGCAAATTCAGAATGATGAATTCAGAATTCAGAATTAAATATGGATCCTAATAAATCGCCGAACTATTCACTACCAGGATACACCGCTTAAGATAATGGAACGTCGGACTAATAATTCTGAATTCTGAATTATTGATTATCTGTCGGTAGAAAACTTATACCCGATCCCTCGTACGGTGTACAGGCTCCAGCCGTATTTCTCGCTTTCTGTCAACTTTTCCCGCAGCCGCTTGATGTGCACGTCCACCGTCCGGCTGTCTCCGAAAAAGTCAAAACCCCAGATCTGGCTCAGCAACTGTTCCCGTGTAAACACCTGGTTCGGATGGGACGCCAGGAAATACAGCACTTCCAGTTCCTTCGGCGGCATTTCCAGCCGTTTTCCTTCATAGTGTACGTCGTATTCTTTCAGGCTCACTGTCAGCCCCGGGAAGGTCAGATCCCCGGCCTGTTCCTCCTCGCTGCCGCGGCTCCGGCGGAGCACCGCCTTCACCCGGGCAACCAGTTCCTTTCCGTCAAAGGGTTTCACAATGTAGTCATCCGCACCCAGTTCCAGGCACAGCACTTTATCAAAGGTTTCACCCTTTGCCGTGACCATGATGACCGGGATACTGCCGCTCTTCCGGATAGTCTTCAGCACCTCATATCCGTCCGTTCCCGGCAGCATCACATCCAGCAGCACCAGATCCGGCGGCATCTTCCGGAAAGAGTCAATCGCCTCATTTCCGTCCGCAGCCACCTTCACCTCATAGTTTTCCTTTTCCAGGTACAGCTGCTCCAGCCTGCTGATATTCGGATCATCATCCACTACCAGAATACACGGCTTGTCCTTCACGCTAACTCCTCCGTCGTTATCAATTCATAATTCACAATTCATAATTCATAATTCGAGATGCTTGGCCTGAACTTTTCCATAAACATACGTACATACACTAGGTGTCATTTCGACCGAAGCCGAAGGCGAAGTGGAGAAATCCCTTACTATAAATTCTGAATTCTTAATTCTGAATTCTGAATTACATATCACTTCAGCGTGACTACCGTTACGCCGTCTTCTCCTTCACCATACATGCCCCGACGGAAACTCTTCACATGCTTGTTCTTCCTCAGGTCCTGCTGGATCCCGGCCCGCAGGATCCCTGTTCCCTTTCCGTGAATGACATAAACCTCATTCAGTCCGGCCAGCACCGCTTCATCCAGGTACAGGCTCACCGCGTCCAACGCTTCCTCCAGGTTCATTCCCCGTACGTCGCATTCGCTCTTCACCGTCCGGGTCATCATGCCTGTCTTCGCCTTTACGGTTGTCTTCTCCTTCGCCGGAGCTTCCTTAATCAGCCGAAGCTGCGAAAGCTCCGCCGTAAACTTCATCATGCCGGTCTGCAGCCGTACCTCGCCTTTTTCATCCGGAGGCGCCAGCACGGTTCCCTCTACGCCCAGGGTCAGAATCTTCACTTTATCCCCGGCCTTGACGGTCTTCGGCGCTTCGCCGCCGTCGGGTGCAGCCTGTCCGAGGCCCTCCGCCAGCGCGTCGCTTTCCTTGTCCAGCCGCCTGCGCAGGTCGTTCACAGAGGCGTCTCCCTGCGCAGCGTTCTTCTTCATTTTCTTCAGTTCGGCAATGACGCTCTCACTTTCCCGTCTTGCCTGATCCACAATATGCTTCGCGTCCTCCCGGGCTTTGCGCAGCGCCTGTTCCCGCTTCTGTTCCATCTCCCGGCGCAGCTGTTCCGCTTCATTGCGCAGCTTGATGGTTTCACGGTTCGCTTCCTCAGCCAGCTGGCGTTCCTTTTCCGCCACCTGCCGGTGATACTCTGCGTTGGCAATCACGTCTTCAAACCGGATCGCGTTTCCGCTCAGCAGTTTCCGGGCTGCGTCAATCAGGTTTTCCGGCAGTCCCAGCCGCCGGCTGATTTCAAAGGCGTTGCTCTTTCCGGGAACGCCGATGGACAGGCGGTACGTCGGCCGCAGCGTCTCCACGTCAAACTCCACCGAGGCATTTTCAACGCCCTGTGTAGTCAGAGCAAAAGCCTTCAGCTCGCTGTAGTGGGTCGTTGCCAGGGTCCGCACTTTGATATGCAGCAGCCGTGTCAGGATGCTCTGGGCCAGGGCAGCACCTTCCGTGGGATCCGTTCCGGCGCCCAGTTCGTCAAACAGCACCAGGTCCCGGGGCGTCACCTCGTGCATAATCTCCACGATGTTGGTCATATGTCCGGAGAAAGTGGACAGGCTCTGTTCAATGCTCTGCTCGTCTCCGATATCCGCAAACACCTGCTCAAATACAGCTAGCTCTGTTCCCGGATCCGCCGGCACCTGGAGGCCCGCCTGGGCCATCAGGGTAAACAGACCCACGGTCTTCAGTGTTACTGTCTTACCGCCGGTATTCGGGCCGGTAATGATCAGGGAAGTAAACTCTTCTCCAAGCCATATTGTAGAGGGCACTACCTTTTCCGGATCAATCAGCGGATGACGTCCGCGGATGATCTTCAGGTGTCCTTCATTGTTCATCTTCGGGCTCACGCAGAAAAACCGGCGGCTCAGCAGTCCCTTGGCAAAGATGAAATCCAGCTCCGCCAGCTGCTCCTGGGTTTCCGCCATGGCCGCGGCATAGGGCGCCACTTCAGCGGATAATGCCGCCAGGATCCGGGCAATCTCCTGCTGTTCCTTCAGTTCCCACTGTTTCAGTTCATTGCCCATTTCCACCGCGGCCATCGGCTCGATGAACAGCGTCGCGCCGGAAGAGCTCTGGTCATGAACCAGGCCGGGGACGCTGGAGCGGAATTCCGCCCGCACCGGCAGCACATACCGGTTGTTTCTCACGGTGATGATCGGATCCTGCAGCGCTTTTTGCAGTGTGGCGGAGTGGATCATCTGATTCAGCTTATCCCGGATCCGGTCCTGGGCTCCCCGCAGATGCCGACGGATATTCATCAGCTCGCTGCTGGCCCGGTCAGCTATTTCATCTTCGGAGATAATCGCGTCCGTTATATCCCTTTCAATATTCCGGGCAACAAAAAGGCCCTCCGCCTTTGCCCGCAGTATGGGAGTATTTTCCCGTTCCGTTACCAGCGCATCCTGGGCCGCGCGGCTCGCCCGCAACAGTTCAGCCACATTCAGCAGCATCCCGGCACTCAGGCTTCCGCCTTTCTCGCAAACCACCAGCGCCGGTTTTACATCCGGAAACGCAATCATCGGATGTCCGCCGGTATACTGAAGAATGACGGTTGCCTCTTCCGTCTCCGCCTGCAGTGCCTGCACGGCAGTCAGTTCATCCGCCGGTTCCAGTGCCCGGCACTTCTCCGCCCCTGCCGGCGTCAGTGCACCCTCAGCCAGGAGCTCTCGGATCCTGGTAAACTCCAGCACCCGCAGTGTTCTTTCTTTCATCATAGCTATTAATTCC is a genomic window containing:
- a CDS encoding response regulator transcription factor, with product MKDKPCILVVDDDPNISRLEQLYLEKENYEVKVAADGNEAIDSFRKMPPDLVLLDVMLPGTDGYEVLKTIRKSGSIPVIMVTAKGETFDKVLCLELGADDYIVKPFDGKELVARVKAVLRRSRGSEEEQAGDLTFPGLTVSLKEYDVHYEGKRLEMPPKELEVLYFLASHPNQVFTREQLLSQIWGFDFFGDSRTVDVHIKRLREKLTESEKYGWSLYTVRGIGYKFSTDR
- a CDS encoding endonuclease MutS2, which codes for MKERTLRVLEFTRIRELLAEGALTPAGAEKCRALEPADELTAVQALQAETEEATVILQYTGGHPMIAFPDVKPALVVCEKGGSLSAGMLLNVAELLRASRAAQDALVTERENTPILRAKAEGLFVARNIERDITDAIISEDEIADRASSELMNIRRHLRGAQDRIRDKLNQMIHSATLQKALQDPIITVRNNRYVLPVRAEFRSSVPGLVHDQSSSGATLFIEPMAAVEMGNELKQWELKEQQEIARILAALSAEVAPYAAAMAETQEQLAELDFIFAKGLLSRRFFCVSPKMNNEGHLKIIRGRHPLIDPEKVVPSTIWLGEEFTSLIITGPNTGGKTVTLKTVGLFTLMAQAGLQVPADPGTELAVFEQVFADIGDEQSIEQSLSTFSGHMTNIVEIMHEVTPRDLVLFDELGAGTDPTEGAALAQSILTRLLHIKVRTLATTHYSELKAFALTTQGVENASVEFDVETLRPTYRLSIGVPGKSNAFEISRRLGLPENLIDAARKLLSGNAIRFEDVIANAEYHRQVAEKERQLAEEANRETIKLRNEAEQLRREMEQKREQALRKAREDAKHIVDQARRESESVIAELKKMKKNAAQGDASVNDLRRRLDKESDALAEGLGQAAPDGGEAPKTVKAGDKVKILTLGVEGTVLAPPDEKGEVRLQTGMMKFTAELSQLRLIKEAPAKEKTTVKAKTGMMTRTVKSECDVRGMNLEEALDAVSLYLDEAVLAGLNEVYVIHGKGTGILRAGIQQDLRKNKHVKSFRRGMYGEGEDGVTVVTLK